The following proteins are co-located in the Papaver somniferum cultivar HN1 unplaced genomic scaffold, ASM357369v1 unplaced-scaffold_128, whole genome shotgun sequence genome:
- the LOC113331993 gene encoding LRR receptor kinase SERK2-like isoform X2, with amino-acid sequence MGFSGFLSPRIGGLKTLSSLTLQGNRITGEIPEEFGNLSSLVSLDLENNQLTGQIPSSLGNLKKLQFLMLNQNKLQGSIPESIANLPNLIDLRVASNNLSGQIPDNLFQVAKYNFSGNDLNCGVSFLHPCASNNNNPVAHQSKLGILIGSVGGIIVILLLGGLLFFIWKGKQKGYKRDVFVDVAGEDDRRIAFGQLKRFSWRELQLATDDFSEKNVLGQGGFGKVYKGVLGDNTKIAVKRLTDYESPGGEQAFLREVEMISVAVHKNLLRLIGFCTTPSERLLVYPFMQNLSVAYRLREIKPGDEVLDWPSRKRVALGTARGLEYLHEHCNPKIIHRDVKAANVLLDEDFEAVVGDFGLAKLVDVRKTNVTTQVRGTMGHIAPEYLSTGKSSERTDVFGYGIMLLELVTGQRAIDFSRLEEEDDVLLLDHVKKLQREKRLSAIVDRNLCRNYVSEEVEMMIQVALLCTQGSPEERPTMSEVVRMLEGEGLAERWEEWQQVEVNRQEEYDRFQRRFDLGEDSIYNQDAIELSGGR; translated from the exons ATGGGATTCTCTGGATTTCTGTCCCCTAGAATTGGTGGGCTGAAGACCCTTTCCTCGCT CACATTACAAGGTAATAGGATAACTGGTGAGATACCGGAAGAGTTCGGTAACCTATCAAGCCTGGtaagcttggatttggaaaataaCCAATTAACTGGTCAAATTCCGTCTTCTCTTGGCAATCTTAAAAAGTTACAGTTCTT GATGTTGAATCAAAACAAACTTCAAGGAAGTATTCCAGAATCCATTGCGAATCTCCCAAACTTGATTGATCT GAGAGTAGCTTCCAATAATCTGAGTGGTCAAATACCTGATAATTTATTTCAAGTTGCAAAATATAA TTTTTCAGGAAATGACTTAAATTGTGGCGTAAGTTTTCTGCATCCTTGTGCTTCTAATAATAATAATCCAG TTGCCCATCAATCAAAGCTTGGGATTCTAATCGGAAGTGTGGGAGGTATAATTGTAATTTTACTTCTGGGGGGTCTTTTATTTTTCATCTGGAAGGGAAAGCAGAAAGGTTATAAACGTGATGTCTTTGTAGACGTTGCAG GTGAAGATGACCGTCGAATCGCTTTTGGGCAGCTGAAAAGATTCTCATGGCGAGAACTACAACTGGCTACTGATGATTTTAGTGAGAAAAATGTTCTTGGTCAAGGAGGTTTTGGGAAGGTATATAAAGGAGTTCTTGGAGATAATACAAAAATTGCTGTAAAGCGATTGACTGATTATGAAAGTCCAGGAGGAGAGCAAGCTTTCCTTCGTGAAGTTGAGATGATAAGTGTAGCAGTGCACAAGAACCTATTAAGACTGATTGGTTTCTGTACTACCCCATCAGAAAGGCTTTTGGTGTATCCTTTTATGCAAAACCTAAGTGTTGCCTATCGTCTTAGAG AGATTAAACCTGGTGATGAAGTTCTAGATTGGCCATCAAGAAAGCGAGTGGCATTAGGAACCGCTCGTGGATTAGAATATCTTCATGAACATTGCAATCCTAAGATTATTCATCGTGATGTAAAAGCTGCCAATGTACTACTTGATGAGGACTTTGAAGCTGTTGTTGGTGACTTTGGCTTGGCAAAATTGGTGGATGTAAGAAAGACTAACGTCACAACTCAAGTTCGTGGGACTATGGGCCATATTGCACCTGAATATCTGTCCACTGGGAAGTCATCTGAAAGGACTGATGTTTTTGGCTATGGAATTATGCTCTTAGAACTTGTAACTGGACAACGAGCAATTGACTTTTCTCGTttagaggaagaagatgatgttttGTTACTTGACCAT GTAAAGAAACTCCAAAGAGAGAAACGGTTAAGTGCCATTGTTGACCGTAACTTGTGTAGAAATTATGTCAGTGAAGAAGTTGAAATGATGATTCAAGTAGCATTGCTTTGTACCCAAGGATCGCCAGAGGAACGACCTACGATGTCAGAAGTAGTTCGAATGCTGGAAGGTGAGGGCTTAGCTGAAAGGTGGGAAGAATGGCAACAAGTGGAGGTTAATCGTCAAGAGGAGTACGATAGAtttcaaagaagatttgatttgGGAGAAGATTCAATATATAACCAAGATGCAATAGAGCTATCTGGTGGAAGATGA
- the LOC113331993 gene encoding LRR receptor kinase SERK2-like isoform X1 yields the protein MLLKMGLVYGLLLLICLDSFVTSDYQGDALYALRASLNASSTQLSDWNPNQVNPCTWSNIICDNSYNVISVTLSAMGFSGFLSPRIGGLKTLSSLTLQGNRITGEIPEEFGNLSSLVSLDLENNQLTGQIPSSLGNLKKLQFLMLNQNKLQGSIPESIANLPNLIDLRVASNNLSGQIPDNLFQVAKYNFSGNDLNCGVSFLHPCASNNNNPVAHQSKLGILIGSVGGIIVILLLGGLLFFIWKGKQKGYKRDVFVDVAGEDDRRIAFGQLKRFSWRELQLATDDFSEKNVLGQGGFGKVYKGVLGDNTKIAVKRLTDYESPGGEQAFLREVEMISVAVHKNLLRLIGFCTTPSERLLVYPFMQNLSVAYRLREIKPGDEVLDWPSRKRVALGTARGLEYLHEHCNPKIIHRDVKAANVLLDEDFEAVVGDFGLAKLVDVRKTNVTTQVRGTMGHIAPEYLSTGKSSERTDVFGYGIMLLELVTGQRAIDFSRLEEEDDVLLLDHVKKLQREKRLSAIVDRNLCRNYVSEEVEMMIQVALLCTQGSPEERPTMSEVVRMLEGEGLAERWEEWQQVEVNRQEEYDRFQRRFDLGEDSIYNQDAIELSGGR from the exons ATGCTATTAAAGATGGGATTGGTCTATGGGCTTCTGCTTTTAATTTGCCTGGATTCCTTCGTGACATCTGATTATCAAG GGGATGCATTGTATGCTCTGAGGGCATCGTTGAATGCTTCTTCCACTCAGCTCTCAGATTGGAACCCAAACCAAGTTAACCCATGCACCTGGTCCAATATAATTTGTGACAATAGCTACAATGTCATTTCTGT AACACTATCAGCCATGGGATTCTCTGGATTTCTGTCCCCTAGAATTGGTGGGCTGAAGACCCTTTCCTCGCT CACATTACAAGGTAATAGGATAACTGGTGAGATACCGGAAGAGTTCGGTAACCTATCAAGCCTGGtaagcttggatttggaaaataaCCAATTAACTGGTCAAATTCCGTCTTCTCTTGGCAATCTTAAAAAGTTACAGTTCTT GATGTTGAATCAAAACAAACTTCAAGGAAGTATTCCAGAATCCATTGCGAATCTCCCAAACTTGATTGATCT GAGAGTAGCTTCCAATAATCTGAGTGGTCAAATACCTGATAATTTATTTCAAGTTGCAAAATATAA TTTTTCAGGAAATGACTTAAATTGTGGCGTAAGTTTTCTGCATCCTTGTGCTTCTAATAATAATAATCCAG TTGCCCATCAATCAAAGCTTGGGATTCTAATCGGAAGTGTGGGAGGTATAATTGTAATTTTACTTCTGGGGGGTCTTTTATTTTTCATCTGGAAGGGAAAGCAGAAAGGTTATAAACGTGATGTCTTTGTAGACGTTGCAG GTGAAGATGACCGTCGAATCGCTTTTGGGCAGCTGAAAAGATTCTCATGGCGAGAACTACAACTGGCTACTGATGATTTTAGTGAGAAAAATGTTCTTGGTCAAGGAGGTTTTGGGAAGGTATATAAAGGAGTTCTTGGAGATAATACAAAAATTGCTGTAAAGCGATTGACTGATTATGAAAGTCCAGGAGGAGAGCAAGCTTTCCTTCGTGAAGTTGAGATGATAAGTGTAGCAGTGCACAAGAACCTATTAAGACTGATTGGTTTCTGTACTACCCCATCAGAAAGGCTTTTGGTGTATCCTTTTATGCAAAACCTAAGTGTTGCCTATCGTCTTAGAG AGATTAAACCTGGTGATGAAGTTCTAGATTGGCCATCAAGAAAGCGAGTGGCATTAGGAACCGCTCGTGGATTAGAATATCTTCATGAACATTGCAATCCTAAGATTATTCATCGTGATGTAAAAGCTGCCAATGTACTACTTGATGAGGACTTTGAAGCTGTTGTTGGTGACTTTGGCTTGGCAAAATTGGTGGATGTAAGAAAGACTAACGTCACAACTCAAGTTCGTGGGACTATGGGCCATATTGCACCTGAATATCTGTCCACTGGGAAGTCATCTGAAAGGACTGATGTTTTTGGCTATGGAATTATGCTCTTAGAACTTGTAACTGGACAACGAGCAATTGACTTTTCTCGTttagaggaagaagatgatgttttGTTACTTGACCAT GTAAAGAAACTCCAAAGAGAGAAACGGTTAAGTGCCATTGTTGACCGTAACTTGTGTAGAAATTATGTCAGTGAAGAAGTTGAAATGATGATTCAAGTAGCATTGCTTTGTACCCAAGGATCGCCAGAGGAACGACCTACGATGTCAGAAGTAGTTCGAATGCTGGAAGGTGAGGGCTTAGCTGAAAGGTGGGAAGAATGGCAACAAGTGGAGGTTAATCGTCAAGAGGAGTACGATAGAtttcaaagaagatttgatttgGGAGAAGATTCAATATATAACCAAGATGCAATAGAGCTATCTGGTGGAAGATGA
- the LOC113331993 gene encoding LRR receptor kinase SERK2-like isoform X3 yields MNSSYSTLQGNRITGEIPEEFGNLSSLVSLDLENNQLTGQIPSSLGNLKKLQFLMLNQNKLQGSIPESIANLPNLIDLRVASNNLSGQIPDNLFQVAKYNFSGNDLNCGVSFLHPCASNNNNPVAHQSKLGILIGSVGGIIVILLLGGLLFFIWKGKQKGYKRDVFVDVAGEDDRRIAFGQLKRFSWRELQLATDDFSEKNVLGQGGFGKVYKGVLGDNTKIAVKRLTDYESPGGEQAFLREVEMISVAVHKNLLRLIGFCTTPSERLLVYPFMQNLSVAYRLREIKPGDEVLDWPSRKRVALGTARGLEYLHEHCNPKIIHRDVKAANVLLDEDFEAVVGDFGLAKLVDVRKTNVTTQVRGTMGHIAPEYLSTGKSSERTDVFGYGIMLLELVTGQRAIDFSRLEEEDDVLLLDHVKKLQREKRLSAIVDRNLCRNYVSEEVEMMIQVALLCTQGSPEERPTMSEVVRMLEGEGLAERWEEWQQVEVNRQEEYDRFQRRFDLGEDSIYNQDAIELSGGR; encoded by the exons ATGAATTCATCATACAGCACATTACAAGGTAATAGGATAACTGGTGAGATACCGGAAGAGTTCGGTAACCTATCAAGCCTGGtaagcttggatttggaaaataaCCAATTAACTGGTCAAATTCCGTCTTCTCTTGGCAATCTTAAAAAGTTACAGTTCTT GATGTTGAATCAAAACAAACTTCAAGGAAGTATTCCAGAATCCATTGCGAATCTCCCAAACTTGATTGATCT GAGAGTAGCTTCCAATAATCTGAGTGGTCAAATACCTGATAATTTATTTCAAGTTGCAAAATATAA TTTTTCAGGAAATGACTTAAATTGTGGCGTAAGTTTTCTGCATCCTTGTGCTTCTAATAATAATAATCCAG TTGCCCATCAATCAAAGCTTGGGATTCTAATCGGAAGTGTGGGAGGTATAATTGTAATTTTACTTCTGGGGGGTCTTTTATTTTTCATCTGGAAGGGAAAGCAGAAAGGTTATAAACGTGATGTCTTTGTAGACGTTGCAG GTGAAGATGACCGTCGAATCGCTTTTGGGCAGCTGAAAAGATTCTCATGGCGAGAACTACAACTGGCTACTGATGATTTTAGTGAGAAAAATGTTCTTGGTCAAGGAGGTTTTGGGAAGGTATATAAAGGAGTTCTTGGAGATAATACAAAAATTGCTGTAAAGCGATTGACTGATTATGAAAGTCCAGGAGGAGAGCAAGCTTTCCTTCGTGAAGTTGAGATGATAAGTGTAGCAGTGCACAAGAACCTATTAAGACTGATTGGTTTCTGTACTACCCCATCAGAAAGGCTTTTGGTGTATCCTTTTATGCAAAACCTAAGTGTTGCCTATCGTCTTAGAG AGATTAAACCTGGTGATGAAGTTCTAGATTGGCCATCAAGAAAGCGAGTGGCATTAGGAACCGCTCGTGGATTAGAATATCTTCATGAACATTGCAATCCTAAGATTATTCATCGTGATGTAAAAGCTGCCAATGTACTACTTGATGAGGACTTTGAAGCTGTTGTTGGTGACTTTGGCTTGGCAAAATTGGTGGATGTAAGAAAGACTAACGTCACAACTCAAGTTCGTGGGACTATGGGCCATATTGCACCTGAATATCTGTCCACTGGGAAGTCATCTGAAAGGACTGATGTTTTTGGCTATGGAATTATGCTCTTAGAACTTGTAACTGGACAACGAGCAATTGACTTTTCTCGTttagaggaagaagatgatgttttGTTACTTGACCAT GTAAAGAAACTCCAAAGAGAGAAACGGTTAAGTGCCATTGTTGACCGTAACTTGTGTAGAAATTATGTCAGTGAAGAAGTTGAAATGATGATTCAAGTAGCATTGCTTTGTACCCAAGGATCGCCAGAGGAACGACCTACGATGTCAGAAGTAGTTCGAATGCTGGAAGGTGAGGGCTTAGCTGAAAGGTGGGAAGAATGGCAACAAGTGGAGGTTAATCGTCAAGAGGAGTACGATAGAtttcaaagaagatttgatttgGGAGAAGATTCAATATATAACCAAGATGCAATAGAGCTATCTGGTGGAAGATGA
- the LOC113331995 gene encoding metacaspase-1-like isoform X2, giving the protein MAGGRQICNGCGIQLAVPPSAQTIRCSICQTVTSVQSISYSYVQTTTNHDPRPLAFPPVHGRKRALLIGISYRSKRYELKGSVNDVNCMKFLLIEKLGYPKDSILVLTDDEREWIPTKRNIQRALQWLMEGCKSGDSLVFHYSGHGAQQPNRNGDEVDGFDETICPLDYEKEGMILDDEINATIVRPLPKGATLHAIIDACHSGTVLDLPYFCRMNQNGYYTWEDHSPPSGAYKGTSGGLALCFSACDDHQTSADTSALAGNAMTGAMTFSFIQAVQSAPGLTYGALHLAMRTAIREAKTGIRFNGPITSVLRKMFHIGLSQEPQLSASEKFDIYSKRVVL; this is encoded by the exons ATGGCAGGTGGAAGACAAATATGCAATGGATGTGGGATACAACTAGCCGTACCTCCATCAGCTCAAACCATTCGGTGCTCAATCTGTCAAACCGTTACGTCAGTACAGTCAATCAGTTACTCATATGTTCAAACCACTACTAATCATGACCCG CGGCCACTTGCTTTTCCACCAGTGCATGGTAGAAAGAGGGCGCTTCTAATTGGTATATCTTACCGGTCTAAGAGGTATGAGCTCAAGGGAAGTGTCAACGACGTTAACTGCatgaaatttcttttgattgagaAATTAGGATATCCAAAGGATTCAATACTGGTTCTAACAG ACGATGAGCGTGAATGGATTCCTACAAAGCGAAATATTCAACGGGCACTTCAGTGGCTTATGGAAGGATGCAAGTCGGGGGACTCTTTGGTGTTCCATTATTCAGGTCATGGTGCTCAACAACCTAATCGTAATGGAGATGAAGTTGatggttttgatgaaaccatttgtCCTCTAGATTATGAGAAAGAAGGGATGATTCTCGACGACGAGATAAATGCTACTATAGTTAGGCCTCTCCCTAAGGGTGCAACACTGCATGCGATCATCGATGCTTGCCATAGCGGAACGGTCCTTGATCTACCTTACTTTTGCAGGATGAACCA GAATGGATACTATACTTGGGAGGATCACAGTCCTCCATCCGGTGCATATAAAGGAACAAGCGGCGGGTTGGCTTTATGTTTCAGTGCTTGTGATGATCATCAAACCTCTGCAGATACTTCT GCTCTTGCTGGTAATGCGATGACTGGTGCCATGACATTTAGTTTCATACAAGCTGTTCAGAGCGCACCGGGACTTACATATGGTGCTCTGCATCTCGCTATGAGAACTGCTATACGCGAGGCTAAAACTGGGATACGTTTTAACGGCCCAATTACATCTGTTTTAAGGAAAATGTTCCACATTGGATTGTCACAG GAACCTCAATTGTCGGCTTCTGAGAAGTTTGACATTTACAGCAAGCGAGTTGTTCTATAG
- the LOC113331995 gene encoding metacaspase-1-like isoform X1, producing MAGGRQICNGCGIQLAVPPSAQTIRCSICQTVTSVQSISYSYVQTTTNHDPVRQATRWFKGVLNNVSNTIDSVVASSINNSGSTRPSTYSYYLPIQRPLAFPPVHGRKRALLIGISYRSKRYELKGSVNDVNCMKFLLIEKLGYPKDSILVLTDDEREWIPTKRNIQRALQWLMEGCKSGDSLVFHYSGHGAQQPNRNGDEVDGFDETICPLDYEKEGMILDDEINATIVRPLPKGATLHAIIDACHSGTVLDLPYFCRMNQNGYYTWEDHSPPSGAYKGTSGGLALCFSACDDHQTSADTSALAGNAMTGAMTFSFIQAVQSAPGLTYGALHLAMRTAIREAKTGIRFNGPITSVLRKMFHIGLSQEPQLSASEKFDIYSKRVVL from the exons ATGGCAGGTGGAAGACAAATATGCAATGGATGTGGGATACAACTAGCCGTACCTCCATCAGCTCAAACCATTCGGTGCTCAATCTGTCAAACCGTTACGTCAGTACAGTCAATCAGTTACTCATATGTTCAAACCACTACTAATCATGACCCGGTACGTCAGGCCACACGTTGGTTCAAAGGCGTGCTTAACAATGTTTCGAATACAATTGATTCAGTAGTCGCTTCTTCCATTAACAATTCGGGTTCAACTCGTCCCTCTACTTACTCATATTATCTTCCTATTCAGCGGCCACTTGCTTTTCCACCAGTGCATGGTAGAAAGAGGGCGCTTCTAATTGGTATATCTTACCGGTCTAAGAGGTATGAGCTCAAGGGAAGTGTCAACGACGTTAACTGCatgaaatttcttttgattgagaAATTAGGATATCCAAAGGATTCAATACTGGTTCTAACAG ACGATGAGCGTGAATGGATTCCTACAAAGCGAAATATTCAACGGGCACTTCAGTGGCTTATGGAAGGATGCAAGTCGGGGGACTCTTTGGTGTTCCATTATTCAGGTCATGGTGCTCAACAACCTAATCGTAATGGAGATGAAGTTGatggttttgatgaaaccatttgtCCTCTAGATTATGAGAAAGAAGGGATGATTCTCGACGACGAGATAAATGCTACTATAGTTAGGCCTCTCCCTAAGGGTGCAACACTGCATGCGATCATCGATGCTTGCCATAGCGGAACGGTCCTTGATCTACCTTACTTTTGCAGGATGAACCA GAATGGATACTATACTTGGGAGGATCACAGTCCTCCATCCGGTGCATATAAAGGAACAAGCGGCGGGTTGGCTTTATGTTTCAGTGCTTGTGATGATCATCAAACCTCTGCAGATACTTCT GCTCTTGCTGGTAATGCGATGACTGGTGCCATGACATTTAGTTTCATACAAGCTGTTCAGAGCGCACCGGGACTTACATATGGTGCTCTGCATCTCGCTATGAGAACTGCTATACGCGAGGCTAAAACTGGGATACGTTTTAACGGCCCAATTACATCTGTTTTAAGGAAAATGTTCCACATTGGATTGTCACAG GAACCTCAATTGTCGGCTTCTGAGAAGTTTGACATTTACAGCAAGCGAGTTGTTCTATAG